Genomic window (Tripterygium wilfordii isolate XIE 37 chromosome 11, ASM1340144v1, whole genome shotgun sequence):
aagtaaccaagaaaagatAGTAATATTATTTAAGACTTAAATGATTGGCAAAAGGCAAGTAACAGTACACAAAATGTGTGAATAAACTCTTACTCATAAAAGATAAAAAGAGGAGAGCCCGAAAACTGAGGAAAAGACAATATTGGAAACAACAGTTCTTGACATTAGTGAGAATTAGCCTGACAGGTACCAAATTCCTATGTGGGATAACTATATGAAATTATCGAATGAAACTTACCCTGCTGAGAGCTCATCGTCGAAGATTACAGTCTCAACATCCAGTGCATGTATTGCACTCTTGATTTCAGCAACTTTGCCAGATCCAATATAAGACCTCGGGTTTGGTGTAGCCAGCCTGCATGATCACAGGCCCACGAACAGCTTATAGGCAAACAATTGAGgacaaattaaaagaaacaatCTGAGTATCTAGTAACCAATAACCACCTAACCACCAAGTAACAATTTTTGATAACCCACACTACATGCAGTatgaaaaaacatgaaaaaaaataaataatgcatCATTCACCATGATGCGTGTCTACTGTAAGTGTAAATGCATGGTCGATAAGATGTTCATATTCGTTTGCTACAACACAAAGATAGAACCAACGAATATGCTGATATCATGCTGTGCAGGGATGTGATGACAACACCAGCAGAGCAATTAGTGTATGTAAACAACCATctctacgaaacattgtacgccCAGTCAAAAATATTCAGTAAaatttatacataaaaaaaaatcaaggtaaTACCTGCATTCATTACCTCTTGCAGTCACTATTTGGATTACCAGAAACAAAAACATACTTGGAAGCAATCGTAAGCTCTAATCCCTCCCCCCACCCCAAAATTTGCGACAACATACATCCCAGAAGCACAGGCCTTCACACTCATCTATAATTACAACCAGTTGCAAACTCTCTGTGCCAAATAAGGTAACCAATTTTGTACAGGATCAGAACTCACCGCTGATAAGTGGAACCAACAACCATAAGCCCAGCAGTGTCCGCTAGCTGGGTTAATTCCTTCAAGGATTCGTCAATCCCAAAATAATCCTCATCATCTCCTTTTCGCTCCACACCCACTAGGTATGCTTTTTCTTCAAACACCTTAATAGGAACAATACCAATTATAATcatgacaacaacaacaatactgCAATAATGATTGTGATGATTCTATTCACAAAAGTTCTTTCGATTAGTTAGGAACTCATATACTAAAGAAACGAAACGAAACGAAACGAACCTCCCTTCCATTTCTGAGCTTGAACCGGCTCTCGAAATTGTCgtcctcttcttctctcttcttcttgacTCTAGCAGTTGAAGGTAGAGGGCTGATTTTGCTTTCTGAATGCGTGTCCGATACTCCATGGACCTCTTCTCCTTCCTCGTCTTTGGTTTCAGTTAAGGGGCTCTGCTGAACAACATTGTCGGGAGCCGCAACATCAAGTCCCCGTTGAAGAACTCTGCTGGTGAGTCTCGATGATTTGGTAAATGACAGAGCAAAATATGGTCGTCTAGGATTGGAATTCCATGGAAAATGGAGATAAGAATCTTGAATTGCTGGTGAAGGTCGAATTAGAGGACAATAGCACAAGCTCATGGTTGCAttcgcctctctctctctctctctagttctAGCTTTGAGGCTGAAGCCTGGAATGTTCAAATTGGAAGCAATTTGTGGTACTGCTCAGGCCTCAGCTTGTTCATGGGCTGGCCCATTTCAAACAAGCCCATAACCAAGCATCCAATTATCATGGCCCAATTGTGTTTTTACTTGGACTGGGCACACATTTACTATCAAACAGGGTATCAAACAAAGGATTATTCTCGACTCAACTACATTGCTACATCTAGATAGGGACGATAATTCTCAAATATCGCAGTTAAAAAGGTGGATAAATAAGATAGAATGTGATAGAAACAAAGACAAGGAAACGGGTTACCTATTCTTAATGGTCAAAATGAAtctttcattccaaattctttaATTCATATCAAATCTCCCCAGGTAAGATTCGAAACCTACTACTAGTTAGTTAATAGctgacaaataaatatttttcactttttatttaAGAAGATTTAGAGACTTGTTAAGCTATAAGTAGCCGCAAGAACGGACACACAGTCAACCCATCCTCAAATTTTAGTTTTGCCCACCCTAGATCCCAACGTTTGTCCGCCCTAATATGTTTTATCCCAGCTTAGCCTCTGAATAGTTTAGTTGTGTACATTAATAAATACATTTTTGatgttatttcaaataaaatcaGCATGAAACgattttaaaatatgaaaaatcatcGTGTGTAtttgtaaattaattttcaattattatttatcataattatataaatttttaatgTCATTTTTGTTCGCTTAACTTTGTACACCCTGGGCGTCTGCCCTGGGTGGGTAGCCGTTAGCCGCTAGCGGAGCATAGAAAGCAATACGCATATGTAGGTGTGCGTTTGTCACTTTCACCTACTCGAGTAAGGCTAACACACAGCACAAACGACTCTCTGGCTGTCGCTGCCATCTCATATACATACACCTGTATGTATttatgcgtgtatatatataaatatatgtgtgaATTGTTTTTAGAGCTTCTCTGTCACACAAGATACCAGATATTAATCCTTTAAAATGGGGTTTAATACTGGGTTATAGGTCTACCAAACGATGGTGGTTGGGTTCTGAACTCTCTTAAGCAACTTAGGAAGCAACGACCACCATTACCACCATAACAGTGTTTGTTGCGAAATTATTTTCTAGTTGGGTATTTGGGGTTTCACACGTGAGAAAACATTAGAATGATTGATAGATTAGAATTAGAATGTTGTTGCGAAATCATTTATGTTCTTTGTTTAATCAGAAACTTGTCAGGATGGTCAATctcttatattattttattatgtgATTCCCTGTATTGTTTATTGGGTTTGGTGTTCGATGTTCCAATGATAAGGAGGTTtggttttgcttgggattacatTACATCCCCCTCGGAATTGggttttcttattcttattttgTCTCTATCCTTTTCAACCCCTTTCTGCTCCCCGCCACAGGCGCAGGTTTTGAGGGTTTTCAGGTATTTTAGGTCTCCTCTCCTTTGATATCTATGATCATTGACAATGATTGCTGATACTGTTCTAAATTTTTGATCAGAACTTTTGATTCTCAATTCGGTTTTTTTTAAACTAAGTGCCTGTACTTGACTATGATGACGCGGAGTAGCCGATTATGATTACAGAGACCAACTTATtgcaaaaaaatttgtgttttatgcTATTGGATTTTGTGGATTCAGGGATTCTTTTCTTGTCTTGGTTAATAAGGGTTTTTGATATTGTTGATCAaacttgtttatatatatatgggttctGATTTTGGGTTGCTTCATGCtttaatattgggtttttgatatttttgagcaTCCAGTATTATGGGATGAACCTGGTGATCATCATCTGAATTGGGAAGAAGGGTTGAAATAGGAAGGTTACATGTGTTCTAACTGGTTTTCTTTTCTGGAAACTAGGTTTGAGCGATAAAATTGGTACTCGCGGCTTGCCTTTTATTTGTAATAGGATGTGGAATTGTTTGAATAAATCACTATACTGTGAGATTGTCTGGGTTTTTTTGTCTAAATGAAGTTTAAATTGGTgtgccattttgttgtggttttATTGAGTAAATGTTAAGTAGTGAACTGAATGGAACAACGTTGTTAACAGAATCATCAGCCTCAGGCCAAAATGTTCTTGGATTCTACTGTTCTAGTATAGTAGGTCAATATTAGAGTCTTTATGGTGTTTTTTCACTCTAAAATCTGTTTTAACTCTCTTCATTGCTCTTTCTTTTTGTGTAACTGTGTTTTCTTATAAAAGGAATATAACTAATAGTGGAGTTTGGTTTTACTATCCCTGTTCTGTCGTATGCAACACTGTGATTCTGGCTGGAATTTGTGTCAGCTTGACAATGTGAAAGATTTCTGAAGTTTTTTTCCATACCTTTGATCTGTTTATATTTAATTGCTGAATGACCAATCCTTTATTGATCATTTAATTTGTGGGACCATGGGTTGTGTTGCAGCAGAAGCAATAAATGGCTGCTTATTATCCAACTCTTAGCAACCAGGTGGACAACCTGGAAACAACATACCAAGGGGACCAGAAACTTGCTTCTTATCCTGAGCCTTCTTCccataacaataacaaatcaGTGTACCTGAATCAAGCTTCTTCCTCCGGGGCATACTCAAATCTCCTGCGTGGGAGTTCTTTTTCTCCCCTTGGATGTGTTGAAATTGCATCTCTGAGAGGTATAAATGAGATGGCATTCGTTCCACCTACAAGCGACAGTATGAGTGTGCATTCCATCAATGACCAATTAGGCACTGCTGAGGAAAGTGCTGTAGGTGACTCTGTAAGAGGGGATTCCCATGTGATTTCAAGGACACGACTAGACATTCGAAATGGTGAACAGAATTTTCAATCCCATGTTTTATCTTTGAGCCTTGGTATGCAGATACCATCTGGAGTTTTAATGCCTTCAAGTCAGTACCAGTACCCAAACCTGGGTTTGCCTTCATTGGTGAGTGCTTCTCTTCCAATGTCAGGGAAGGAAACATCGTCTTTTTATGCAGATGAGAGCAATCAAAGAAAGGAGTTGAGGTATTCTCAATGTTTGGCATCAGATTTTGACGGCAGTGACAAAATTTGTACCAAATTAGTGGCTTGGGGCAATCCTCAGTACTCAACAAACCAAAAAGATATGCGTTCTGATACATATTTACAAGGACCATCAAGTTTTGCAAATCCTATTTTGAATTCCAAACATCTCAAGGCAGCTCAGCAGTTACTCAATGAAGTGGTTGGTATCCAAAAGGATGCAAAGCAGCCAGAATCAAATAATCATCAAAACTCCTGTGAGAAAGAAATTGATGGGAGAACTAGCAGTCAATCTATGCAGCGAGAACCCTCGAACCCCAGTGAATCAGCTACCAACTCCTCTTCTGAACTATCGCCTGCAGAAAGGCAGGATTTGCAGAACAAGAAGACAAAACTTCTATCCTTGTTGGATGAGGTGAGCTCACTGCTGCAATGATTGTGCTACCTGTGTggacattttttttcattttattttaatgcTTTATTAGTCCTTTATTTCCATGATATGTTACTTAAATCTACTTACAGTCTACACTCATAAAGTATAACTAATTATCATcagtttttattaaattttgaaCCATATAGATGccttttcttcaatataattcgAATAGCTTCCTTGAGGAATCATTCAGAAAATAGTCATCCAAAAGAAACGATTTGGTTTATTCAGATGCCTGCACTGATTCTCACTTCAGTCAAAGCAAAACTACTGCAGTGTTTAGGAGTTGCTAAAATGAAATATTAGCTGGTGAAAGAAGTATTACCTGCCGAAAGCTGGAAACTTCATGCTGAACTCTAAAATATTAGCTAGCTTTTCATAAATTTTATGATCCTTCTATGATTACCTTTCTAATGGCACATCTGTAGGCAATTCAATAAAGGTTTCTAGTGTTGCATGATAAGTGGAAGTGAGGGATAGTTTTTGCTCTGAGAGGAGAAAAAGCACTGGACAGTATTGAACTCTTGGTAAAATATTTGTGAAAATCTCTCTATGGAAACTAGCTTCGGACCATGGTATTACGATTCAAATTAGCTGCCTCATGGCGTAATAACTTCACTTTAACATCCATTGTGTGAACATAGTAGTCTCTTTGTCTGTATTTCTACAGAGCTGCAGTTGTTTTGATGGAATTTCTGAATGTTTCTTGTAGGCAAATAGAAGATACAAACAATATTAccatcaaattcaaattttggTTTCATCATTTGACATGGTAGCTTCTCGCGGGGCAGCTAAATCATACACGACACTCGCCCTCCAAACAATTTCCCGCCAGTTCCGCTGTCTGTGTGATGCAATCGATGGTCAGATACAAGTGATTCAGAGAAGCCTCGGCGAACAAGATGCTTCACTAAGTGGTCAGAAAGTAATACCTCGACTCCGTTATGTTGACCATCAACTGAGACAACAGAAGGCTCTTCAGCAGCTTGGTGTGATGCGACATGCTTGGAGACCACAGAGAGGACTTCCTGAGAACTCTGTTTCAATCCTTCGAGCTTGGCTATTTGAGCATTTCCTTAATCCGTACATTCCCAACCCTAATTTCCGAATTTGATTTCTTATACCAAAGAATTTCTCCACTAATCGTGATTTTGGTTTTTCACCAGCTATCCAAGCGATTCGGAGAAAATCATGCTATCTAGGCAGACAGGCTTGACCAGAAACCAggtgagagggaaaaaaaaatatgaaatatagATACCTGAGTACCTGACTATTCAATTATCACTTATCAGtaagtgataaaaaaaaaatggtgcaaTGATTTCTTTGTTGAATCTTGAATTTGGGGTCTAAACTCAACCAGACACCTGAACTTTTATCCTggcttgtgatttttttttttttttctagatctTGAAGAAACGGTTCTTGTTGCAAGATTATTAATGTTGTATTTAAATCAGGTAGCAAATTGGTTCATAAATGCACGGGTGCGTCTTTGGAAACCCATGGTTGAGGAGATGCATAAGGAAGAATTCGGAGATTCAGAGGTGAACTCTAAACCTTCTTCAGAGGATGCATCTGAAGCACATGGGAAAGATGTCTTGGCATCGGAGGATAGGGGGGAAGGATTGCAGGATAGTGTGATATCCACAACTGAAGAAAATGAGCAAGTCCATGACTTAAAGACTAGTCACGTTCCTTATTTTGAAATGAATGAACAAATGCCAAGAACATTGTTCCAAACTGGGGATCATGGGGATAATGTGACGGATTCGAGTATTATGGTGCTGCAATGTGACACAAGATCTAACATTGA
Coding sequences:
- the LOC120009427 gene encoding BEL1-like homeodomain protein 3 — its product is MAAYYPTLSNQVDNLETTYQGDQKLASYPEPSSHNNNKSVYLNQASSSGAYSNLLRGSSFSPLGCVEIASLRGINEMAFVPPTSDSMSVHSINDQLGTAEESAVGDSVRGDSHVISRTRLDIRNGEQNFQSHVLSLSLGMQIPSGVLMPSSQYQYPNLGLPSLVSASLPMSGKETSSFYADESNQRKELRYSQCLASDFDGSDKICTKLVAWGNPQYSTNQKDMRSDTYLQGPSSFANPILNSKHLKAAQQLLNEVVGIQKDAKQPESNNHQNSCEKEIDGRTSSQSMQREPSNPSESATNSSSELSPAERQDLQNKKTKLLSLLDEANRRYKQYYHQIQILVSSFDMVASRGAAKSYTTLALQTISRQFRCLCDAIDGQIQVIQRSLGEQDASLSGQKVIPRLRYVDHQLRQQKALQQLGVMRHAWRPQRGLPENSVSILRAWLFEHFLNPYPSDSEKIMLSRQTGLTRNQVANWFINARVRLWKPMVEEMHKEEFGDSEVNSKPSSEDASEAHGKDVLASEDRGEGLQDSVISTTEENEQVHDLKTSHVPYFEMNEQMPRTLFQTGDHGDNVTDSSIMVLQCDTRSNIDRKSLYSEGIITPTQNVNGSLMGATTTNYMTEFSGFPEVSLALGLQHCENYVFSMAATTNSINNSTVESSVGPDVVDYYSVVSGKQQDRFGNSHLLHDFVV